ATGATGATGATGATTGCGGCGCCCGTCATGGCCTGTCCCACCCAGCCCGTTGTGGAGAGCATTTCGCGGTCAAACCGTTTCGGGAGCAGGAACGCGGCGAACATTCCGAGCAGCAGGGCCACCACCGGCTGGCCGAGGAAACCCAGCAGCGCGACGGCCTGTCCCGCGCCAAACGGCCGGCTGGGCAGTTCCGCGACGGAGCGGAAGACAATCAGCAGGATGGGCAGCAGGATGGGGACGAGCGCCTTCGGCGCGGAGGGGGCGTCCCGGTCCGCCACCGGTTCCGCGTCCTCCGGGGCGTCCGTCTCCGGCGCGAGGCGAATCCTCCCGGCGATCTTGACCGCGAAGAGCCACCCGGCCAGGGCGGCCACGATGCTGGTCACCATGCCCAGCAGGATGACCAGTCCCAGGTCCGCGCCCAACACCCCCGCCGCGCCCACAGGTCCCGGGGTGGGCGGGACCATCGTGTGCGTCACATAGAGGCCCAGACTCAACGCCACCGCGCCGGCCGCAAGGGGGGTGCCCGCCTTCCGCGCAAGCGCCCGGTTCAGCGGGGCGAGCAGCACGAAGCCCGAGTCGCAGAAGACCGGTATGGAGACGACATACCCGACAATGGTCATCGCCAGGGGGACATTCCTCCGCCCCGTGACGCGCAGTGCGCCCCCGGCCAGGCGGTAGGCCCCGCCCGACTTCTCCAGAAACGCCCCGATGATGCAGCCCGCGAGAATGACGATGCCGATGTTTCCAATGGTGTCGCCGAAGCCCGAATTCACCGACTTCACCACGTCCTTCAGCGGCATGCCGGCGGCAATCCCAAAGCCGAACGCGGCGAGCAGGAGGGCCAGAAAGGGATGGAGTTTCAGTTTCACCGTCGCGATGACAATGAACAGCACCGACACAACCAACAAGGCGATCATGCCCATGACAGCGCCAAGCCCTTCTCCCGGTTTTCCCCTGCGGGTCTGCGTCCACCGGCGCGGCCGGGTTGTCCGCGAAATGCGGAGACCGCCGCGCGGGGCCATCATAGGGCAGGCCGGAAAGGACTGTCAATGCCGCGCATCCGGGGCGATAGGATTTTCGGGAAGCGTTGTTGTGGGGAGGGTAATATTGCGGCACGGCACCGATTAACGCAGAGGCGCAGAGGACGCGGAGTCACGCAGAGAAGAAATGGGGTCATCTGAAAAGCGGAGGCATGGCCTTTGCGCTTAATTCCGGGTTCTTCCCCGGCTCCAGGAAGATATGGGCGGAAAAGACCGGAAATAGGAGAATGCGCGGCGCGGCCGGTGTTTTTCGCGCATGGAGACGTATTGTCCACGTTCCAGCCAAAGGGCGCGAAAAAACCGGAATGACGGAACAGGACGCCACAACCGGGACGGGCCGCGGAAGAGGCATCCAACGCGGATGTGGTACAATTCTTACCGGTATGAGTAAGAACGAAAGGAGCCGTCATGCGTGTTTCGACAAAAGGGCAGGTCACCATACCGCTTCATCTGCGTGAGCAGACGGGCATCGTCCCCGGCAGCGAGATTGAGTTCGTCCGGGAGGGAAAGCGCCTGTATCTCCGGAAAACAGCCGCACCGGGCCGGGGCGAGGCCCTGGTCAGGCGCATGGCGGGCCGGGGGGACGTGGGCATGTCCACCGGGGAGATACTCGCCCTCACAAGGGGGGACGAGTAATGCCGGCCATGGCGGACTCGTGTGTCTATCTGGACATATTCACGCGGGACCCCGTCTGGCATGAGTGGTCTGCGGCGGCGCTGGCGGACGCGGCAAACCGGGGCTCCATTGTCATCAACCCGGTCATCTACTCCGAAATATCCATCCGTTTCGGGCAAATCGAGGAACTCGAAGCCCTGCTGTCCCCGGACATATTCGAGTACCAGCCCATACCACGCGAGGCGGCGTTTCTCGCCGGGAAATGCTTCCTCCAATACCGGCGCAGCGGGGGCCGAAAGACCCTTCCCCTGCCCGATTTTTTCATCGGCGCCCATGCGGCCGTGGCGGGCCTGGAACTAATCACCCGAGACCCGTGCCGCTTTCGAAAGTGCTTTCCCGGTCTGACGCTGGTTTGTCCCTGACGCGCAATAGGCACGGCACCGATTAACGCAGAGGCGCAGAGGACGCGGAGTCACGCAGAGAAGAAATGGGGTCATCTGACAACCGGAGCCATGGCCTTTGCGCTTAATTCCGGTGTTTTTCGCGCATGGAGGCGTATTGTCCACATTCGAGCCAAAGGGCGCGAAAAAACCGGAATGACGGAACAGGGCGCCGCAGTGGGTGCTGTCAGAAAGGCAGTTGTGGCGCGTTTGCCCGGACTGGATTGGGTGGTACGCAATGTGTTGGCGTACAAGGGGTTAAAATGGTGCCGGGAGGGGGGGTCGAACCCCCACGGTGTCGCCACCGGCGGATTTTGAGTCCGCTGCGTCTGCCAATTTCGCCACTCGCCCTTATGTTGTAACTCATTATTCAACAAGGGTATGCGGCTTTAGTTACTTGCCAGCATTGCTATCCAATATAGCCAATAATGCCCGCGTTTTTTGGCCCGTTTTGCACAGTTTTTCGCGCACAATCGAGGGCCAAAACGGATTCAACTTTCCCCGGTAGAATATACCCTCCCCAA
This portion of the Candidatus Hydrogenedentota bacterium genome encodes:
- a CDS encoding type II toxin-antitoxin system VapC family toxin is translated as MPAMADSCVYLDIFTRDPVWHEWSAAALADAANRGSIVINPVIYSEISIRFGQIEELEALLSPDIFEYQPIPREAAFLAGKCFLQYRRSGGRKTLPLPDFFIGAHAAVAGLELITRDPCRFRKCFPGLTLVCP
- a CDS encoding AbrB/MazE/SpoVT family DNA-binding domain-containing protein, whose amino-acid sequence is MRVSTKGQVTIPLHLREQTGIVPGSEIEFVREGKRLYLRKTAAPGRGEALVRRMAGRGDVGMSTGEILALTRGDE
- a CDS encoding GntP family permease; the encoded protein is MGMIALLVVSVLFIVIATVKLKLHPFLALLLAAFGFGIAAGMPLKDVVKSVNSGFGDTIGNIGIVILAGCIIGAFLEKSGGAYRLAGGALRVTGRRNVPLAMTIVGYVVSIPVFCDSGFVLLAPLNRALARKAGTPLAAGAVALSLGLYVTHTMVPPTPGPVGAAGVLGADLGLVILLGMVTSIVAALAGWLFAVKIAGRIRLAPETDAPEDAEPVADRDAPSAPKALVPILLPILLIVFRSVAELPSRPFGAGQAVALLGFLGQPVVALLLGMFAAFLLPKRFDREMLSTTGWVGQAMTGAAIIIIITGAGGAFGRVLQTSGIADVIGAGLKGRESIGILLPILIAAGIKTAQGSSTVSLLTTAGLVLPLLPSLGLDGEAAKALVVVAIGAGSMVVSHANDSYFWVVTQFSGMTVNQGYRIQTLGTLVSGAAAAATVWVLGMIIL